One Nerophis ophidion isolate RoL-2023_Sa linkage group LG06, RoL_Noph_v1.0, whole genome shotgun sequence genomic region harbors:
- the LOC133554805 gene encoding uncharacterized protein LOC133554805, translated as MATSHSGSSKTSVSTASAALVRAKAEAAKVRASYASQEAKLKLEEAKLKLEKAHNQLETTRITTELEVLTLQREADAAEAEAQVLEEASGAQSTGDDRKTESEKAKIERTSEYVQSQIDLQQQLSSPAALCPAIDKQPYPLTQATINTWHLDENTPYMQPSPNRTNFKSDKGSHLSTPNLKKPVKATTNFEEKRQSGPNIHAPPYVPRQVPQASIPSSVEPLAHYLATRDLITSGLYYFADKPEDYRAWESSFTTAVSGAHLTTTQELDLMTKWLGKESGEHVRRIRSMYVNHPELALHKAWERLRDCYAAPEIIEKSLFDRLDNFPKISNKDNARLRELGDLLMEIQGFKEDGYVTGLSYLDTSRGIRPIVDKLPYSLQEKWTSSGFLYKEHNNGCFPPFHYFCVFVCSEAKKRNDPSFTYQYNTTANLDKHIAKGFNSNRPITVHKTDILTTNSDPNECCPLHNKPHPLKRCRTFRNKSLDDRKAFLKEKGICFKCCSSVSHLAKQCQSSVKCYECGSTHHEAAMHPGQSSQMAKAPPSLKEDGGEGEEQYNREEQYNMPDVSTSCTDVCGQGQWGRSCSKICLTKMYHKDFKDKAIKAYVILDDQSNRSLARPELFKMFNVDSKPITYHLRTCSGLVETHGRAAEGFQIESLDGKVLISLPTLLECQEIPNNRNEIPTPTAVLHQPHLHHIAKHIPEFDPDAQILLLLGRDVIRAHKVRQQVNGPHDAPFAQRLDLGWVVMGEVCLGNTHKPTINSMKTNVWENGRHSILLPCTSVMCVKKQQTFNQSRKSQERMLGSTVFNQTEHDNKPAPSMDDLLFLKIMDIQTYRDGSNNWVAPLPFKEPRQRLPNNKDQAIKRFMSLQETLQKETGNAVTFIEKLIGPDNDSEIRPQVQTCATYLERQILNPDRFQRFSTFTSLVRGVAFLIHVARTCKRSNQKDGCKFWHKCHQPRTADEIAQAKYIILRAAQKAAFSGELLALQENKPVSRNSPLLKLNPTLEDGLICVGGRLKCSELTLLEKNPVILPKKSHISVLLTHHHHVQVKHQGRHFTEGAIRAAGLWILGGRSLINSILHKCTICRRLRGKVQEQQMANLPPERLKSCPPFTYVGVDVFGPWSVLTRRTRGGQAESKRWAMMFTCLSSRAVHIELIESMDTSSCINALSRFFALRGPANQLHSDCGTNFTGACKELGMNKAVQNFLSEKQCIWKFNPPHASHMGGSWE; from the coding sequence ATGGCAACTAGTCACAGTGGAAGCAGCAAAACGTCAGTATCCACAGCAAGCGCAGCTCTTGTTAGAGCTAAAGCAGAAGCCGCGAAAGTACGAGCGTCGTACGCAAGCCAAGAAGCTAAGCTTAAACTGGaagaagctaagctaaaactagAAAAGGCTCATAATCAATTGGAAACAACGAGAATAACCACAGAATTAGAAGTGCTGACATTACAACGAGAAGCAGACGCAGCTGAGGCGGAAGCTCAAGTATTGGAGGAAGCTTCGGGAGCACAATCCACTGGCGATGACAGGAAAACTGAATCAGAAAAGGCAAAAATTGAACGCACAAGTGAATATGTTCAATCACAGATCGACCTTCAACAGCAGTTGTCATCTCCAGCTGCCTTGTGTCCAGCAATAGACAAGCAACCGTATCCGTTAACACAAGCTACCATCAACACCTGGCATCTGGATGAAAATACTCCATATATGCAACCCAGTCCTAATAGAACAAACTTTAAGAGCGATAAAGGATCTCACTTATCCACACCAAACTTAAAGAAACCAGTTAAAGCCACGACAAACTTCGAAGAAAAAAGACAATCTGGCCCAAACATACATGCTCCGCCTTATGTTCCCCGACAGGTTCCACAAGCCAGCATACCGTCTTCAGTGGAACCATTGGCCCACTATTTGGCAACACGAGATCTCATCACCTCAGGACTGTACTACTTCGCTGATAAACCAGAAGATTATCGCGCATGGGAGTCGTCATTCACTACAGCGGTCAGCGGTGCTCACCTCACAACAACCCAAGAACTAGACCTCATGACAAAGTGGCTTGGTAAGGAGTCTGGAGAACATGTGAGACGCATCCGCTCAATGTATGTAAACCATCCAGAACTGGCTCTACACAAAGCATGGGAGAGACTACGTGACTGTTATGCTGCCCCTGAAATCATTGAAAAATCACTATTTGATCGGCTGgacaatttccccaaaatttctaATAAGGACAACGCTAGGCTACGCGAACTGGGAGATTTGCTCATGGAAATTCAAGGTTTCAAAGAGGACGGCTATGTCACCGGCTTGTCCTATCTGGATACGTCACGTGGAATTAGGCCGATTGTGGACAAGCTTCCTTATAGCCTTCAGGAAAAATGGACATCTTCTGGGTTTTTGTACAAAGAACATAATAACGGTTGCTTCCCTCCCTTCCACTACTTCTGTGTTTTTGTGTGCTCCGAGGCAAAGAAACGAAATGACCCCAGTTTCACCTACCAGTACAATACAACTGCTAACCTTgacaaacacattgcaaaaggtTTTAACTCCAACAGACCCATCACAGTGCACAAAACAGACATTTTAACAACCAATAGTGACCCCAATGAATGTTGTCCTCTACACAACAAACCACATCCCCTTAAGAGATGCAGGACATTCCGAAACAAATCCCTGGATGATAGAAAGGCCTTTTTGAAGGAAAAAGGGatatgttttaaatgttgttCCTCAGTTTCACATCTCGCCAAACAATGCCAGTCTTCTGTAAAGTGTTATGAATGTGGAAGCACTCATCATGAGGCAGCAATGCATCCTGGTCAATCCTCTCAAATGGCCAAGGCTCCTCCATCCCTTAAAGAGGATGGCGGGGAGGGAGAAGAACAGTATAACAGAGAAGAACAGTATAACATGCCTGATGTTAGCACGAGCTGTACAGATGTTTGCGGTCAAGGTCAGTGGGGGCGCTCATGCTCAAAAATATGCCTTACTAAAATGTACCATAAAGACTTCAAGGACAAGGCCATCAAAGCCTACGTAATTTTGGATGACCAAAGTAATCGATCATTGGCAAGACCAGAATTGTTTAAAATGTTCAATGTGGACAGCAAACCAATCACCTATCATCTCAGAACTTGTTCTGGCCTCGTAGAGACACATGGCAGGGCGGCTGAGGGTTTCCAGATTGAGTCCCTAGATGGTAAAGTTCTCATCTCACTTCCAACACTCCTCGAGTGTCAAGAGATTCCAAATAATCGGAATGAGATCCCAACACCAACTGCAGTTTTGCATCAACCCCATCTCCATCACATTGCCAAACACATCCCAGAATTCGACCCAGATGCACAGATACTTCTGCTCCTTGGAAGAGATGTAATCAGGGCACACAAGGTCAGACAGCAAGTAAATGGACCACACGACGCTCCTTTTGCACAACGTCTGGATTTAGGCTGGGTGGTGATGGGAGAAGTGTGTTTAGGCAATACACACAAACCAACAATTAATTCAATGAAAACAAACGTATGGGAAAATGGACGTCATTCCATCCTTCTACCCTGCACCAGCGTCATGTGTGTTAAGAAGCAACAAACCTTCAACCAGTCCCGCAAATCACAAGAAAGGATGCTGGGATCGACAGTTTTCAACCAAACTGAACACGACAACAAACCTGCTCCATCAATGGATGACCTCCTCTTTCTAAAGATTATGGACATTCAAACCTACAGAGATGGATCCAACAATTGGGTCGCTCCACTCCCATTTAAGGAACCACGTCAACGTTTGCCTAACAATAAGGACCAGGCAATCAAGCGGTTCATGTCACTTCAAGAAACCCTCCAAAAGGAAACCGGAAATGCTGTCACGTTCATAGAAAAGCTCATTGGACCAGATAATGACTCTGAAATCCGACCACAAGTGCAGACCTGCGCTACTTACCTGGAACGTCAGATACTCAACCCAGATCGCTTCCAACGATTTTCCACTTTCACTTCCTTGGTGAGGGGTGTAGCATTCCTCATCCACGTCGCAAGAACATGCAAACGGTCTAATCAAAAAGATGGATGCAAATTCTGGCACAAGTGTCACCAACCACGCACTGCAGATGAAATTGCCCAAGCTAAATATATTATTCTGAGGGCAGCACAAAAGGCAGCCTTCTCAGGAGAGCTTTTAGCTTTACAAGAAAACAAGCCAGTTTCAAGAAACAGCCCTTTGTTGAAACTCAACCCAACATTGGAGGATGGACTCATTTGTGTGGGAGGTAGACTAAAGTGCTCTGAACTCACACTTTTAGAAAAGAATCCTGTAATTCTCCCCAAGAAAAGCCACATCTCTGTGTTGCTCACACACCACCACCATGTGCAGGTGAAACATCAAGGCCGTCATTTTACTGAAGGAGCCATCAGAGCAGCAGGATTGTGGATTCTAGGTGGACGGTCTTTAATCAACTCAATTCTTCACAAATGCACAATCTGTCGTAGACTTCGAGGGAAGGTTCAAGAACAACAAATGGCTAATTTGCCTCCGGAACGTCTTAAATCCTGCCCTCCTTTTACGTATGTGGGAGTCGATGTCTTTGGACCCTGGTCTGTCTTAACCAGACGTACCAGAGGAGGACAAGCAGAGAGCAAGCGGTGGGCCATGATGTTCACTTGTCTTAGTTCGAGAGCTGTTCATATCGAGTTAATCGAGTCTATGGACACTTCAAGTTGTATCAACGCCCTCAGCCGTTTTTTCGCACTTCGAGGTCCAGCAAATCAACTTCATTCTGATTGTGGCACTAATTTTACGGGAGCATGCAAAGAGCTTGGAATGAACAAGGCGGTGCAGAACTTCCTCAGTGAAAAGCAGTGCATTTGGAAATTCAACCCACCACACGCTTCCCACATGGGAGGCTCTTGGGAGTGA